A window from Rhizosphaericola mali encodes these proteins:
- a CDS encoding helix-turn-helix domain-containing protein: protein MQIQKIYIKNMVCPRCITAVEQSLKEEQIAFSQVILGEITPENNLTYQQEIALNKNLRLKGFEIIEIGKEKIVNQIKVLLLAYIRNAPTQHEKISEYLTNRLYVDYSHLSKLFSEIQQNTIEQYFLQQKIEFVKELLSYGELNLTEIADKLNYSSVAYLSKQFKEITHLTPTQFQKSQNKNRIALDKI, encoded by the coding sequence ATGCAAATACAAAAAATCTATATAAAAAACATGGTTTGCCCTCGGTGCATAACTGCGGTAGAACAATCATTAAAGGAAGAACAAATTGCTTTTTCTCAGGTAATACTAGGAGAGATAACGCCAGAAAATAACCTCACATATCAACAAGAAATTGCATTAAATAAAAATTTACGCCTAAAAGGTTTTGAAATTATTGAGATTGGCAAAGAAAAAATTGTAAATCAAATCAAAGTTCTGCTTTTAGCATATATAAGAAACGCTCCTACTCAGCATGAAAAAATCTCCGAATATTTAACTAATCGTCTATATGTTGATTATAGTCATCTAAGTAAACTATTTTCTGAAATTCAACAAAATACAATTGAGCAGTATTTTCTTCAACAAAAAATTGAATTTGTAAAAGAATTATTGAGTTATGGTGAGCTCAATTTGACGGAGATCGCAGACAAATTAAACTATAGTAGTGTCGCATATTTATCCAAACAATTTAAAGAAATAACCCATCTCACTCCTACCCAATTTCAAAAATCTCAAAACAAAAATAGAATTGCATTAGACAAAATATAA
- the rfbC gene encoding dTDP-4-dehydrorhamnose 3,5-epimerase, with protein MQLVETPLKDCFILEPRIFNDDRGFFFESYNKNTFDKLLGKNIDFVQDNQSHSVYGVLRGLHFQKGVHAQAKLVRVLEGSVLDVAVDLREDSPSFGKWYSVELTDKNFKQFFIPRGFAHGFVVLSPTAIFSYKCDNFYNKASEGGLLFNDPSLNIDWNIKTEEAILSDKDQINPLFNQLDFKNLWN; from the coding sequence ATGCAATTAGTAGAAACCCCTCTCAAAGATTGTTTTATACTAGAACCAAGAATTTTTAATGATGATAGAGGATTCTTTTTTGAGAGTTACAATAAAAATACTTTTGATAAATTATTAGGAAAAAATATTGACTTTGTTCAAGACAACCAATCTCATTCTGTTTATGGAGTTCTGAGAGGTCTACATTTTCAAAAAGGTGTACACGCACAAGCCAAACTTGTTAGAGTACTAGAAGGAAGTGTTCTAGACGTAGCGGTTGATTTAAGAGAAGATTCTCCAAGCTTTGGGAAATGGTATTCGGTGGAATTGACCGATAAAAATTTTAAGCAATTTTTTATACCTAGAGGTTTTGCTCATGGATTTGTAGTTTTAAGTCCAACGGCTATCTTTTCTTATAAATGTGATAATTTTTACAATAAAGCATCAGAAGGAGGTTTATTATTTAATGATCCTAGTTTAAATATTGATTGGAACATTAAAACCGAAGAAGCTATCCTCAGTGACAAAGATCAAATCAATCCATTATTCAATCAATTAGATTTCAAAAATCTTTGGAATTAA
- the glf gene encoding UDP-galactopyranose mutase has translation MKKYDYIIVGAGLYGAGFAYRAKKVGKKCLVIDRRPHIGGNIYCENIEGINVHKYGAHIFHTSNKEVWDFVNSIVEFNRYTNSPVANYKGEYFNLPFNMNTFYQMWGTRTPAEAKAKIDEQKADAVAKMKLEGIDEPRNLEEQAIALIGVDIYEKLIKGYTEKQWGRPCTDIPAFIIKRLPVRFVYDNNYFRDAYQGIPKGGYNKLIEGLIKGVEVMCNVDFLQDKAKYEALGEKIVFTGAIDEFYGFQYGKLAYRTINFDHEVHETTNYQGNAVVNYTEKKVPYTRIIEHKHFEMFGDEVDACPKTIISKEFSTEWKDGMEPYYPINDAYNNALYQKYKALADTDQQYIFGGRLAEYKYYDMAPILEQVLKIEIF, from the coding sequence ATGAAAAAGTACGATTATATCATTGTTGGAGCCGGTTTATATGGAGCCGGATTTGCGTATAGGGCAAAAAAAGTAGGAAAAAAATGTTTGGTTATAGATCGTCGGCCACATATAGGCGGAAATATTTATTGTGAAAATATTGAAGGTATAAATGTTCATAAGTATGGTGCACATATCTTCCACACATCCAATAAAGAAGTGTGGGATTTTGTAAACTCCATCGTTGAGTTTAATCGCTATACCAATAGTCCAGTGGCTAACTATAAGGGTGAATATTTCAATCTTCCGTTCAATATGAACACGTTTTATCAGATGTGGGGAACGAGAACGCCAGCAGAGGCCAAAGCCAAGATTGATGAACAGAAGGCTGATGCCGTAGCTAAAATGAAATTAGAGGGCATTGATGAACCTCGCAATTTAGAGGAACAAGCAATTGCCTTAATTGGTGTAGATATTTATGAAAAATTGATCAAAGGATATACTGAAAAACAATGGGGACGTCCTTGTACAGATATTCCTGCATTTATCATTAAACGCTTACCTGTAAGATTTGTCTACGACAATAATTATTTCCGTGATGCCTATCAAGGTATACCGAAGGGTGGATACAATAAACTAATTGAGGGATTAATTAAAGGTGTGGAAGTAATGTGCAATGTAGATTTCTTGCAAGATAAAGCCAAGTATGAAGCACTTGGTGAAAAGATTGTATTTACTGGAGCTATTGATGAGTTCTATGGCTTTCAATATGGAAAACTAGCATATAGAACCATTAATTTTGATCATGAGGTGCATGAAACCACAAACTATCAAGGAAATGCAGTTGTGAATTATACCGAAAAGAAAGTTCCTTATACTCGTATTATAGAACATAAACATTTTGAAATGTTTGGAGATGAAGTAGATGCTTGCCCTAAAACAATTATTTCTAAAGAATTCTCTACTGAATGGAAGGATGGAATGGAACCTTACTATCCAATTAATGATGCATATAATAATGCATTATATCAAAAATATAAAGCATTAGCGGACACAGATCAACAATATATATTTGGCGGGCGCCTTGCAGAGTACAAATATTACGATATGGCTCCAATATTAGAACAAGTGTTGAAAATAGAAATATTTTAA
- a CDS encoding response regulator transcription factor, with protein METKKYKILLCEDDLNLGMVLKNYLELNDYDVELERDGRLGLAAFQRDKFDICLLDVMMPNMDGFTLGEEIRDIDPEVPLFFLSAKTMKDDILQGYKLGADDYITKPFDSEVLLMKIKAILKRNEDLNKESEYVEFDLGTFHFNPRLRELKHGSTLLTLSPKENELLKMLAEHKNDLLPREKALKKIWGSDTYFNGRSMDVYIAKLRKYLKEDSNIEIVNIHGNGFRLMVA; from the coding sequence ATGGAGACTAAAAAGTATAAAATATTATTATGCGAAGATGATTTGAATCTTGGTATGGTATTGAAAAATTATTTGGAATTAAATGACTATGATGTTGAATTAGAAAGAGATGGTCGTTTAGGATTAGCAGCCTTTCAAAGAGATAAATTTGACATTTGCCTATTGGATGTAATGATGCCAAATATGGATGGTTTTACTTTAGGTGAAGAAATACGTGACATAGACCCTGAAGTACCTTTATTTTTTCTAAGTGCTAAAACTATGAAAGACGATATCCTTCAAGGATACAAATTGGGTGCAGACGATTATATTACAAAGCCATTTGATAGTGAGGTTTTATTGATGAAGATTAAGGCAATCTTGAAGAGAAATGAAGATTTGAATAAGGAATCTGAATATGTTGAATTTGATTTAGGAACTTTTCATTTTAATCCGAGATTAAGGGAGTTAAAACATGGAAGTACCCTTCTGACATTATCTCCAAAAGAAAATGAGCTATTGAAAATGTTAGCAGAGCATAAGAATGATCTTTTACCTAGAGAAAAAGCATTGAAAAAAATCTGGGGTAGCGATACCTATTTTAATGGTAGAAGCATGGATGTATATATCGCCAAATTAAGAAAATATCTGAAAGAAGATTCAAATATTGAAATTGTAAATATTCATGGTAATGGATTTCGTTTGATGGTTGCATAA
- a CDS encoding nucleotidyltransferase family protein, whose product MSKATLVILAAGMASRYGKGTKQTESFGPSGETIMEYSIYDAIQAGFKKVVFIIRKEFAESFEKTMNEKLQDKIEVAYVYQSIDKFLGNHNLPIDRVKPFGTAHALLCCKDAVKDPFAVINADDFYGADAFQKAYNLLENKIQNNHYACVGYWLKNTLSDNGAVTRGEIFVNDKNEVEHIIERKKIVKREGKAISTEGEELELPLDTKVSMNFFCFDGQYINKLEKLYQDFLDKHITDIKSEFLIPEVTDKLIKSGESIVHMVPTTAKWFGVTFAEDAPLVKAEFKKLVDAGLYPSSLWETVSV is encoded by the coding sequence ATGAGTAAAGCAACCTTAGTAATCTTAGCAGCAGGCATGGCAAGCCGATATGGAAAAGGCACAAAACAAACGGAATCTTTCGGTCCATCTGGAGAAACAATAATGGAATATTCAATATATGATGCGATCCAAGCTGGCTTTAAAAAAGTTGTTTTTATTATTCGTAAGGAATTCGCCGAAAGTTTCGAAAAAACAATGAATGAAAAACTTCAAGATAAAATTGAAGTGGCATATGTGTATCAGTCTATTGATAAATTTTTAGGCAATCATAATTTGCCCATTGATAGGGTAAAACCTTTTGGCACTGCTCATGCCTTACTTTGTTGTAAAGACGCAGTAAAAGACCCTTTTGCGGTCATCAATGCGGATGATTTTTATGGTGCTGACGCCTTTCAAAAAGCTTATAACTTATTGGAAAATAAAATCCAAAATAACCACTATGCATGTGTTGGGTATTGGCTAAAAAACACACTATCTGATAATGGTGCTGTTACGAGAGGAGAGATTTTTGTTAATGATAAAAATGAGGTAGAACATATTATTGAACGTAAAAAAATTGTGAAAAGAGAAGGCAAAGCAATCAGTACCGAAGGGGAAGAATTAGAGTTACCCCTAGATACTAAAGTTAGCATGAATTTCTTTTGTTTTGATGGACAATACATTAATAAACTAGAAAAACTATATCAAGATTTTTTAGACAAACATATTACTGATATTAAATCTGAATTTTTAATTCCAGAAGTAACAGATAAATTGATCAAATCTGGAGAAAGTATCGTACATATGGTCCCTACGACGGCAAAATGGTTCGGCGTTACTTTTGCGGAAGATGCCCCATTAGTAAAAGCGGAATTTAAAAAATTAGTAGATGCTGGATTATATCCAAGTTCTTTGTGGGAAACAGTGAGTGTATAA
- a CDS encoding 5'-nucleotidase C-terminal domain-containing protein, translating to MYDLFAQKIVPKKKIDSHDLNDTIRIKPIGFSNRIFKNQFPSGELGNLIADAVKNEIEISLKKRLDFVYIPRTAIRSNLPKGNVGVEDIDNILPFNDSLAIIEVLGTDLNKLMNVIAQKGGGAISGGHFKIKSMHAEDIDVDGDSIHLNNQYSIATLLRNVKGRENCSMLIAYPYKIFEITLTSLLIKYIEKITYDSRPISPSYEHRISYKND from the coding sequence ATGTATGACCTATTTGCACAAAAAATTGTACCAAAAAAGAAAATTGACTCCCATGATTTAAATGATACCATCAGAATCAAACCTATAGGTTTTTCGAATCGTATTTTTAAAAATCAATTTCCTTCGGGAGAATTAGGGAATTTAATCGCAGATGCTGTAAAAAATGAAATTGAAATTTCATTGAAAAAAAGATTGGACTTTGTATATATTCCAAGAACTGCAATTCGAAGTAATTTACCTAAAGGGAATGTAGGTGTCGAAGATATTGATAATATTTTGCCTTTCAATGACAGCTTGGCCATTATCGAAGTTTTGGGTACCGATTTAAATAAATTAATGAATGTAATTGCTCAAAAAGGTGGGGGTGCCATTTCTGGAGGACACTTCAAAATAAAAAGCATGCATGCTGAGGACATTGATGTGGATGGTGATTCAATTCATTTAAATAATCAGTATTCTATTGCAACTCTTCTAAGAAACGTAAAAGGTCGTGAAAATTGTAGCATGCTTATTGCTTATCCATATAAAATATTTGAAATAACATTGACCTCACTCTTAATTAAATATATAGAAAAAATAACATATGATTCTAGGCCTATTTCTCCCTCATATGAGCATAGAATTTCTTATAAAAATGATTAA
- the rfbB gene encoding dTDP-glucose 4,6-dehydratase, whose protein sequence is MKKIIITGGAGFIGSHVVRRFVNQYPDYQIVNLDALTYAGNLENLEDVESKENYKFIKADIRDAELIESVFETEQPDAVIHLAAESHVDRSIKDPLAFVQTNVIGTVNLLNAAKKTWKSDYSKYRFYHVSTDEVYGALGETGFFTEETAYNPHSPYSASKASSDHFVRAYHDTYGMDTVVSNCSNNYGANHFPEKLIPLSINNIKNNKSIPIYGKGLNVRDWLWVEDHARAIDVIFHNAKTGTTYNIGGHNEWTNIDLIKLLCKIMDKKLDREPGTSEKLITYVEDRAGHDLRYAIDPNKLQNELGWKPSLQFEEGLEKTVDWYLANEKWLNNVTSGNYQQYYELQYKDK, encoded by the coding sequence ATGAAAAAAATTATCATTACAGGTGGGGCTGGTTTTATTGGGTCTCATGTGGTAAGAAGATTTGTCAATCAGTACCCTGATTATCAAATTGTTAATCTAGATGCATTAACTTATGCTGGAAACTTGGAGAATTTAGAGGATGTAGAATCCAAAGAAAATTACAAATTTATCAAAGCAGATATTAGAGATGCTGAATTAATTGAATCAGTTTTTGAAACAGAACAACCTGATGCCGTTATTCACCTAGCAGCAGAGTCACATGTAGATAGATCCATTAAAGATCCTTTGGCATTTGTGCAAACGAATGTAATTGGAACGGTAAATCTTTTGAATGCAGCAAAAAAAACATGGAAATCAGATTATTCTAAATATCGTTTTTACCATGTAAGCACTGATGAAGTATACGGAGCTCTGGGCGAAACTGGTTTCTTTACAGAAGAAACAGCATATAATCCACATAGTCCATATTCTGCATCCAAAGCTAGCTCCGATCATTTCGTAAGAGCTTATCATGATACTTATGGAATGGATACCGTTGTATCTAATTGTTCCAATAATTATGGAGCAAATCATTTTCCAGAAAAATTAATTCCATTATCCATTAATAATATTAAAAACAATAAATCTATTCCAATATATGGAAAGGGTTTAAATGTTAGAGATTGGCTTTGGGTAGAAGATCATGCAAGAGCTATCGATGTCATTTTTCACAATGCAAAAACTGGCACTACATACAACATTGGTGGACATAATGAATGGACAAATATTGATTTGATCAAATTATTATGTAAAATCATGGATAAAAAATTGGATAGAGAGCCTGGTACATCTGAGAAACTTATTACCTATGTTGAAGATCGTGCAGGACATGATTTACGCTATGCCATCGACCCAAATAAATTACAAAATGAATTGGGCTGGAAACCGAGTCTGCAATTTGAAGAAGGATTAGAAAAAACGGTGGATTGGTATTTAGCAAACGAAAAATGGTTAAATAATGTAACCTCAGGCAACTATCAACAATATTATGAACTTCAATATAAAGACAAATAA
- the dnaA gene encoding chromosomal replication initiator protein DnaA: MNNSAELVWSKCLTIIKDIVEWQHFKTWFEPIKPVELKGDVLLIQVPSQFFFEYLEENYVPLLANTLKRELGKNAKLEYRIIVDSGNKGKSGSMDIPAGPVKHYTNNEVNFPLVINNPVKNPFVIPGLKKMQIDPQLNPIYNFDTFLESDCNRVARRAGKTVAEKPGANSFNPLVIYGGVGLGKTHVAQAIGNEVKKMHPNKVVLYVSSEKFINQFQDHSRNNAINDFIHFYQLIDVLIIDDVQFFARAEKSQDAFFAIFNHLHQSGKQLVLTSDKAPKDLDGLQERLLSRFRWGLSADLMVPDYEARIEILKQKMYNDGLEMPQDVINYVAYNINTNVRELEGALISLLAQSSLNKREIDLELAKKVLRNFVKTSTKELTIDAIQKLVCEYFNVPYDRLLEKTRKREIVQARQISMYLAKTFTKNSLKNIGEHFGGRDHTTVIHSCQTVKDLMDTDSIFRENVVELTQKVQLAAI; this comes from the coding sequence ATGAATAATTCAGCAGAATTGGTTTGGTCTAAGTGCTTGACTATCATTAAAGATATCGTGGAATGGCAGCATTTCAAGACATGGTTTGAACCGATAAAACCTGTTGAATTAAAAGGGGACGTTTTACTTATTCAAGTCCCTAGTCAATTCTTTTTTGAATACTTGGAAGAGAATTATGTTCCATTGTTGGCTAATACCCTAAAACGTGAGTTGGGAAAGAATGCCAAATTAGAATATCGTATTATTGTAGATAGTGGAAATAAAGGGAAAAGTGGATCTATGGATATCCCTGCGGGTCCCGTAAAACATTATACAAATAATGAGGTCAATTTTCCTTTGGTTATTAATAATCCTGTGAAGAATCCATTTGTGATTCCAGGATTGAAAAAAATGCAAATTGATCCACAATTAAATCCTATTTACAACTTTGATACTTTCTTAGAGTCAGATTGTAATCGTGTCGCTCGTCGTGCGGGTAAAACTGTAGCCGAAAAACCTGGAGCAAACTCTTTTAATCCTTTAGTAATATACGGGGGCGTTGGTTTGGGTAAAACGCATGTGGCTCAAGCAATCGGTAATGAAGTAAAAAAAATGCATCCTAATAAAGTGGTACTTTATGTAAGTAGCGAAAAATTTATCAATCAATTTCAGGATCATAGTCGTAATAATGCAATTAATGATTTTATTCATTTCTATCAATTGATTGATGTTTTAATTATTGATGATGTGCAGTTCTTTGCACGTGCAGAAAAAAGTCAAGATGCATTTTTTGCAATCTTTAACCATTTACATCAGAGTGGTAAACAATTAGTGTTGACTTCTGATAAGGCGCCGAAGGATTTGGACGGATTGCAAGAGCGTCTTTTGAGTCGTTTCAGATGGGGATTAAGTGCTGATTTGATGGTTCCTGATTATGAAGCGCGTATTGAGATATTAAAGCAAAAAATGTACAATGATGGCTTAGAAATGCCGCAAGATGTTATTAATTATGTTGCTTATAATATCAATACAAATGTTAGAGAATTAGAAGGTGCATTGATTTCTTTATTAGCACAATCTTCTTTGAATAAAAGGGAAATTGATTTGGAATTGGCAAAAAAAGTATTACGCAATTTTGTCAAGACAAGTACAAAGGAATTGACAATTGACGCCATTCAGAAATTGGTTTGCGAATACTTCAATGTTCCTTATGACAGATTATTGGAAAAAACGCGTAAACGTGAAATCGTACAAGCGCGTCAAATTTCGATGTATTTAGCAAAAACATTTACAAAAAATTCTTTGAAGAATATTGGAGAGCATTTCGGTGGTCGAGATCATACCACTGTAATACATAGCTGTCAAACGGTGAAAGATCTGATGGATACAGATAGTATTTTTCGTGAAAATGTAGTAGAACTTACTCAAAAAGTACAATTAGCCGCAATTTAA
- the rfbB gene encoding dTDP-glucose 4,6-dehydratase, which translates to MNKKKIIITGGAGFIGSHVIRRFVNQYPDYQIVNLDALTYAGNLENLEDVESKENYKFIKADIRDAELIESIFETEQPDAVIHLAAESHVDRSIKDPLAFVQTNVIGTVNLLNAAKKTWKSDYSKYRFYHVSTDEVYGALGETGFFTEETAYNPHSPYSASKASSDHFVRAYHDTYGMDTVVSNCSNNYGANHFPEKLIPLSINNIKNNKSIPIYGKGLNVRDWLWVEDHARAIDVIFHNAKTGTTYNIGGHNEWTNIDLIKLLCKIMDKKLDREPGTSEKLITYVEDRAGHDLRYAIDPNKLQNELGWKPSLQFEEGLEKTVDWYLANEKWLNNVTSGNYQQYYELQYKDK; encoded by the coding sequence ATGAATAAGAAAAAAATTATCATTACAGGGGGAGCCGGATTCATTGGTTCTCATGTTATCCGAAGATTTGTTAATCAATATCCTGATTATCAAATTGTAAATCTAGATGCATTAACTTATGCTGGAAACTTGGAGAATTTAGAGGATGTAGAATCCAAAGAAAATTACAAATTTATCAAAGCAGATATTAGAGATGCTGAATTAATTGAATCAATTTTTGAAACAGAACAACCTGATGCCGTTATTCACCTAGCAGCAGAGTCACATGTAGATAGATCCATTAAAGATCCTTTGGCATTTGTGCAAACGAATGTAATTGGAACGGTAAATCTTTTGAATGCAGCAAAAAAAACATGGAAATCAGATTATTCTAAATATCGTTTTTACCATGTAAGCACTGATGAAGTATACGGAGCTCTGGGCGAAACTGGTTTCTTTACAGAAGAAACAGCATATAATCCACATAGTCCATATTCTGCATCCAAAGCTAGCTCCGATCATTTCGTAAGAGCTTATCATGATACTTATGGAATGGATACCGTTGTTTCTAATTGTTCCAATAATTATGGAGCAAATCATTTTCCAGAAAAATTAATTCCATTATCCATTAATAACATTAAAAACAATAAATCTATTCCAATATATGGAAAGGGTTTAAATGTTAGAGATTGGCTTTGGGTAGAAGATCATGCAAGAGCTATCGATGTCATTTTTCACAATGCAAAAACTGGCACTACATACAACATTGGTGGACATAATGAATGGACAAATATTGATTTGATCAAATTATTATGTAAAATCATGGATAAAAAATTGGATAGAGAGCCTGGTACATCTGAGAAACTTATTACCTATGTTGAAGATCGTGCAGGACATGATTTACGCTATGCCATCGACCCAAATAAATTACAAAATGAATTGGGCTGGAAACCGAGTCTGCAATTTGAAGAAGGATTAGAAAAAACGGTGGATTGGTATTTAGCAAACGAAAAATGGTTAAATAATGTAACCTCAGGCAACTATCAACAATATTATGAACTTCAATATAAAGACAAATAA
- the rfbA gene encoding glucose-1-phosphate thymidylyltransferase RfbA translates to MKGIILAGGSGTRLYPITMGISKQLMPIYNKPMIYYPITTLMMAGIREILLITTPEDQASFKRLLGDGSQWGCRFEYVIQEVPNGLAQAFVLGKEFIGNDKVALVLGDNIFYGTGLSALLQSNNDPDGGVIFAYQVNDPERYGVVDFDANNNALSIEEKPKEPKSNFAVPGLYFYDNSVVEIAENIQLSPRGEYEITDVNRVYLDQKKLKVGILNRGTAWLDTGTHESMMDASLFVQVIENRQGLMIGCPEEIAYRMKYIDAEKLAKLAEPLVKSGYGNYLKKLIK, encoded by the coding sequence ATGAAAGGTATCATTTTAGCAGGTGGATCGGGAACTAGATTATATCCCATTACGATGGGTATCAGTAAGCAACTTATGCCAATCTACAATAAGCCCATGATTTACTACCCTATCACAACATTAATGATGGCAGGTATTAGAGAAATCTTATTAATTACAACTCCTGAAGATCAAGCAAGTTTTAAAAGATTATTAGGAGATGGATCTCAATGGGGATGCCGATTTGAATATGTTATTCAAGAAGTCCCAAATGGACTTGCTCAAGCATTTGTCTTGGGTAAAGAATTTATTGGAAATGATAAGGTTGCATTGGTATTAGGAGATAATATTTTTTATGGTACAGGATTATCTGCATTATTACAATCAAATAATGACCCAGATGGAGGTGTAATTTTTGCATACCAAGTAAATGATCCGGAGCGATATGGTGTAGTTGATTTCGATGCGAATAATAATGCACTATCCATCGAAGAAAAACCCAAAGAACCAAAATCGAACTTCGCAGTTCCTGGATTATATTTTTACGATAATTCAGTAGTGGAAATTGCAGAAAATATTCAACTCTCTCCAAGAGGTGAATATGAAATCACGGATGTAAATAGAGTTTATCTTGATCAAAAAAAATTAAAAGTTGGGATTCTTAACAGAGGAACAGCATGGCTTGATACAGGTACTCATGAAAGTATGATGGACGCAAGTTTATTTGTTCAGGTAATTGAAAATCGTCAAGGGTTGATGATTGGATGTCCAGAAGAAATTGCCTACAGAATGAAGTACATTGATGCAGAAAAATTGGCTAAATTAGCAGAGCCATTAGTTAAAAGTGGCTATGGTAACTATTTAAAAAAACTGATTAAATAA
- the rfbA gene encoding glucose-1-phosphate thymidylyltransferase RfbA: protein MKGIILAGGSGTRLYPITMGISKQLMPIYNKPMIYYPITTLMMAGIREILLITTPEDQASFKRLLGDGSQWGCRFEYVIQEVPNGLAQAFVLGKEFIGNDKVALVLGDNIFYGTGLSALLQSNNDPDGGVIFAYQVNDPERYGVVDFDANNNALSIEEKPKEPKSNFAVPGLYFYDNSVVEIAENIQLSPRGEYEITDVNRVYLEQKKLKVGILNRGTAWLDTGTHESMMDASLFVQVIENRQGLMIGCPEEIAYRMNYINDEKLAKLAEPLIKSGYGDYLLKLINK, encoded by the coding sequence ATGAAAGGTATCATTTTAGCAGGTGGATCGGGAACTAGATTATATCCCATTACGATGGGTATCAGTAAGCAACTTATGCCAATCTACAATAAGCCCATGATTTACTACCCTATCACAACATTAATGATGGCAGGTATTAGAGAAATCTTATTAATTACAACTCCTGAAGATCAAGCAAGTTTTAAAAGATTATTAGGAGATGGATCTCAATGGGGATGCCGATTTGAATATGTTATTCAAGAAGTCCCAAATGGACTTGCTCAAGCATTTGTCTTGGGTAAAGAATTTATTGGAAATGATAAGGTTGCATTGGTATTAGGAGATAATATTTTTTATGGTACAGGATTATCTGCATTATTACAATCAAATAATGACCCAGATGGAGGTGTAATTTTTGCATACCAAGTAAATGATCCGGAGCGATATGGTGTAGTTGATTTCGATGCGAATAATAATGCACTATCCATCGAAGAAAAACCCAAAGAACCAAAATCGAACTTCGCAGTTCCTGGATTATATTTTTACGATAATTCAGTAGTGGAAATTGCAGAAAATATTCAACTCTCTCCAAGAGGTGAATATGAAATCACAGATGTAAATAGAGTTTATCTTGAACAAAAAAAATTAAAAGTTGGGATTCTTAACAGAGGAACAGCATGGCTTGATACAGGTACCCATGAAAGTATGATGGACGCAAGTTTATTTGTTCAGGTAATTGAAAATCGTCAAGGGTTGATGATTGGATGTCCAGAAGAAATTGCCTACAGAATGAATTATATTAACGATGAAAAATTAGCAAAATTAGCAGAACCTTTGATAAAAAGTGGCTACGGTGATTATCTATTAAAGCTTATTAATAAATAG